The Bacteroidota bacterium genome segment CTAATGGTCTTGCCTGTTCCGTGCGGAAGAGTAACGATACCTCTTACCATTTGATCCGATTTCCTTGGGTCAATGCCCAAACGAACATCCAAATCAACGGAAGAGTCAAACGTGGTGGTGGTGATTTCCTTTACCAGTTTTGAAGCTTCATCCAGCGAATAAGCCTTTTCCTTTTCGACTTTTTTCAGTGACTCTTTTCTTTTCTTAGATATATTAGCCATCGCTTGAAATAGTTAAAATTATTAATTAGCGGCCGGGCCTTTACCTGTTACGGTAATCCCCATGCTGCGTGCAGTACCGGCTACCATTTCCATGGCCGACTCAAGAGTGAACGAATTCATGTCCACCATTTTTGCTTCGGCAATGGCCTGTACCTGTTCCCATGAAACCGACCCGATTTTATTTCGGTTAGGCTCCGGTGAGCCTTTGGGTTTCTTGACAACTTCGAGTAACTGAACTGCAACTGGAGGAGTTTTAACGATAAAATCAAATGATTTATCCTTATAAACAGTAATAATCACGGGGATAAGCTTGCCGGCCTTGTCCTGCGTACGAGCGTTGAATTGCTTGCAGAACTCCATGATATTCACACCTTTGGCACCCAAAGCGGGACCAACGGGAGGTGATGGATTCGCGGCTCCTCCTTTGATTTGCAATTTTATTAAACCACCAACTTCTTTAGCCATTTTTTAATTTGTTTAAGCAGTAAACACTAATTGTTTGTTTTACTTCTGTCTATTCTTTTTCGACCTGCATGAAGCTCAGTTCAAGCGGGGTTTTTCGACCGAAGATCTTCACCATAACTTTCAACTTCTTTTTCTCTTCGTTCACCTCTTCGATAATTCCGCTGAAACTGTTAAACGGGCCGTCAATTACTCTAACTGCCTCACCGATGATAAAAGGTTCGCTGATTTCTTCGCCTTTTTCTGACAATTCGTCAACTTTACCAAGAATTCTGTTCACCTCAGCCTGGCGAAGCGGAATCGCTTCTCCTTTTGATCCGAGGAATCCCAGCACTCCGGGTACATTCTTTAACGTATGAGTAACCTCGCCGGCCAAAACAGCTTCGATAAGTACGTAACCGGGAAAGTAGTTTCTTTCCTTACTTATCTTTTTGCCCTTTCTGACCTGGTAAACCTTTTCAGTTGGTATCAAAACCTGCGAAACGAACGACTGAAGATTCAGCCGGTTTATTTCGCTTTCAATCAGCTCTTTCACCTTCTTTTCTTTGCCGCTGATGGCTCTGACAACATACCATTTTTTTACTTGCTCGCTCATAATTCCACCAGGTGTAAGGTAAATCAGTTAAATTAACCAAACAGACTATCAGTAAAACTGATTTACAGTTAACTCAGAACAGTTTATAAAACTGTGTGAGAACAGTACTAAACGTCACGTCCATCAAATAAACCATTACGGCAATTATCAGGGAAGCAACAGACACGACAATAGCACTGTTTTGCAGTTCGCTCCAGGTTGGCCAGGAGACTTTGTGCATTAACTCGTCGTAACTATCTTTAATATAATTTGCAACCTTTGACATAGGTTTTGTATTTTGCACGGGTGGAGAGACTCGAACTCCCAACCAATGGTTTTGGAGACCACTACTCTACCAATTGAGCTACACCCGTTTCATTCACTAACAACCTTTATTTTTATTATGCAATCAATGGCACCCCGCAATTACAGAGTGCCACTGATACATTGTGTTCAACTATACGTCAAGAATCTCGGTTACCTGACCAGCACCTACGGTCCGTCCGCCTTCGCGAATTGCAAACCTGAGGTTCTTGGCCATCGCGATCTCAACGATCAGGCTGACAGTAATTGTCAGGTTATCGCCTGGCATTACCATTTCAACACCTTCGGGAAGATTTACTTCGCCGGTTACGTCAGTTGTACGGAAGTAGAACTGAGGACGGTATTTGTTATGAAACGGGGTGTGACGTCCACCTTCTTCTTTTTTCAGAATGTAAACTTCAGCTTTAAATTCTTTGTGAGGATGAATCGAACCGGGTTTTGCAATAACCATACCCCTGCGGATAGCGTCTTTGTCAATACCACGAAGAAGCAGACCTGCGTTGTCACCGGCTTCTCCTCTGTCGAGGATTTTACGGAACATTTCAACACCGGTTACAACTGATTTCATTTTTTCAGCACCAAGACCGATGATTTCAACAGGGTCGCTGGTATTGATAACACCTGCTTCAATTCTGCCGGTAGCAACGGTTCCACGACCTGTAATCGAGAATACGTCTTCGATAGGCATCAGGAAGGGTTTGTCAACTTCCCTCGGAGGCAGAGGAATATAGGAATCAACGGCATCCATAAGTTCCATGATTTTTTCAATCCACTGGGGCTCTTTGTTCAGACCACCAAGTGCAGAACCACGGATAATAGGTGTATTGTCACCGTCAAAGCCGTAGAATGTAAGACGCTCGCGAATTTCCATTTCAACGATGTCCAGCAATTCTTCGTCATCAACAAGGTCAACTTTGTTCATGAAAACAACCATTTTGGGAACACCTACCTGACGTGCAAGAAGGATATGCTCATTGGTTTGGGGCATAGGACCATCCGTAGCAGCAACAACAAGGATAGCACCGTCCATCTGGGCAGCACCTGTAACCATGTTCTTAATGTAGTCAGCGTGGCCTGGGCAGTCAACGTGAGCATAATGCCTTTTTTCAGTAGCATACTCTACGTGAGCTGTATTGATTGTAATACCTCTTTCTTTTTCTTCGGGAGCGTTGTCAATTGAATCGAATGACCTGAATTCGCAGAGACCTTTATCCATAAGGGTAAGTGTGATAGCTGCAGTCAGGGTTGTCTTACCGTGGTCAATGTGACCAATAGTTCCAATATTTACGTGCGGTTTGGAACGATCGAATTTTTCTTTTGCCATTTTAATTTAAGGTTTGTTAAGTGAATACAATTTATTATTAACTTCTTTATGTTCTACAGAGCCGATGACGAGATTTGAACTCGTTACCTCGTCCTTACCAAGGACGCACTCTACCAATTGAGCTACATCGGCGTACTGGAGCGAAAGACGGGATTCGAACCCGCCACCTAAAGCTTGGAAGGCTTTCGCTCTACCAAATGAGCTACTTTCGCCTGTATCGAGTGGGGAGAGGAGGATTCGAACCTCCGAAGGCGTCGCCAACAGATTTACAGTCTGCCCCATTTGACCACTCTGGTATCTCCCCCGATATGTTGCGATAGCTGATCCGGAGTAATTCCGGTCAACAATCATTTTCATTTTTACAAAGAACAAGAGCCGAAAGAGGGATTCGAACCCACGACCCGCTGATTACAAATCAGCTGCTCTGGCCAACTGAGCTATTTCGGCATTCTATTATTTACGCCCGTTGTTACATTCACGGGTTTCAATTCTATTCAATGAACATAATAATTTTCCCCTGATTCCATCAGGCCCCTTTGGTTTGATCTGCAAAATTGAGGTCTAAGAGTACTAATTACTTAGAAATTAATAAAAAAGCAGACCCTTCTCGAAAAAGGTCTGCAAATTTATAAACATTTTTAAAATGTACAAAGGTTTTTTTGTTTTTTTTTATCAGGGTGTATGAATATTACGCAAAATTCACACCAAACGTGTTCATTCCTCGTTGTTTCTATATTCCCCTGATTTTTTCTTTGTGCTTCGTAAGTTGCTTTTTTAAGGCATCAACAGCCGTATCTGTCGATTCTTCGAAGCTTGTTGATTGCTTTTTGGCAAAGAGTTTGTTGCCGGGCATGAATATTTGTATCTCGGCTATCTTATTTCCTTCTTTCTCATTTTTGTCTATTTTTAATGTCACTTCTGTGCTGAGTAAGCCCTCGTAGAAGCTGCCTAGCTTACTTACTTTGTCTTGAATGAAGTCTTCGAGTTTTTTGTCCGCTTTAAAACGAACTGTAGTGATACTAACTTTCATATTACCTCCTTGTTTTTAAGCCTTTGGATGGGCTTGTTTGTAAATTGTCTTTAATTTTTCTACTGTATTGTGTGTGTAAATTTGTGTTGCCGAAAGGTTGGCATGCCCCAGCAATTCCTTCACTGCATTCAGATCGGCACCGCTGTTAAGCATATGAGTTGCAAATGTATGACGCAGCACGTGAGGACTTTTTTTATCGAGTGTGGTCACAGTGCCAAGATAATGATGCACGAGCCGGTAAATATATTTATGATATACTTTCTTTCCCGTATCAGTCACAAAGAACCAGTTCATGGCATCACCTTCACTAAAAAGTGATGTTTTCATCGCTGTATAAGCGTCAATAAGGTGCTTCAGATGCGGTCCGAAAGGGATTTGTCTTACTTTATTTCTTTTCCCGGTTACCCTGATTACCGAATTATAGAGGTCAACGTCATGATTCGCCAGATTAACCAGTTCCGAAAGACGCATGCCGGTAGCATAAAACATCTCAAGTACCATGCGGTCGCGAAGTATGGTAAATGCATTACCGGGTTCACCCGAAACAGGCGTAAGCATGGTGTCCATGCTTTCTTTCTCCACAAAGCAGACGAGGCGCTTCGATGTTTTGGGCGATAATACCTTGTTCATCGGGTTTTCAGTAATCACGCCTTCACGGATAAGAAAACGGAAAAAGGTTTTTAAGGTGGTCTTTTTGCGGTTTACGCTCCTACTGCTGAGCTTGTGCTCCATAAGCACTGCCAGCCATGAACGAACCATCATAAAGCTGATATCTTCGGGCTTTTCGGTCTCAAACTCAGCCAGAGTATAGGCAAAGAATTGCTCAAGGTCGCTACGGTAAGAAATTACGGTATGAGATGAGTATCTTTTTTCGAACTGTATATATTGGAGAAATCTTTCCTTCATGCACAAAAAAACAGGAGTAAAACCACCCTTCCGAAATAATTTAACGTAAAATTACGCTATTTATTGCCGAAAAGCAAGCCTTACTCCTGATACGATACTATTTATATATCTTATCGGAGACTATTAATCTTCTAATTTATTAATTATCTGCTGAATATAGATTGCCTTCAGGTGACCTTCCCTTTTCTTATCAGAGGGTTTGGTGAATTTCTGACGCTCTCTTAATTCTTTTACAACACCGGTTTTCTCAAATTTCCGTTTGTATTTTTTTAATGCTTTGTCGATGTTTTCGCCTTCTTTTACAGGAATAATGATCATATGACTTTTTTCTTTCTGTTAAATAATGATAATACACTGTTTTGGGAGCGCAAAGATACAAACTTTTTTATTCTGCCTAACTTATTGATAAAAAATTTAGAGCATATATTCAGAATCGGGCATTTTTGAGTATTTCCGAACGTTACCACATTTTAACAATCTTATTTTATACTTTTGCACCCTCAATTAAAATCATTCTATGGCATTAGCAGAACAATTTGAGCAATCGGGCAACCGCCTGTTCCGCAATCGTAGCTTCATTCCCGCAGTTTTATTTGTTGCAGCCACTGTCGCTATTCTGATAGACAAGAACCAATTCATTCACTTTCAGGTAATGTGGTGGAATATTTTATGTCTGCTTATCTCGATAAAAGGCTTGCTGATACGCGCCTTCACCATTGGCTACACACCCGGAGGCACTTCCGGTCGTAATACGAAAGAAGGTCAGATTGCCGAAGTCCTTAACACCAAAGGAATTTACTCCATTGTGAGGCACCCGCTCTATCTTGGCAATTTCTTTATGTGGTTTGGAATCATACTCTACACGGCCATTCCGTGGCTTATCGTTTTTTCTTTGGCATTCTTCTGGCTGTATTACGAACGTATAATGTTTGCCGAAGAACAATTCATCCGCAAAAAATTCGGACAGTCGTTTATTGACTGGTCATCAAAAACACCCGCTTTCATTCCCGATATCCGATTATATCAAAAAGCGGACTTGCCGTTTTCACTGAAAAATGTGCTGAAACGTGAGTATAGCGGACTTTTTGCAATGATATTCTCATTTGCCTATCTCAACGCTCTGAATAATTTTGTTCAGTACCGTCATGTTTACCTCGACCTCAAATGGCAGATTGCCGGTATTGCCGGGCTCTTGATTTATATCACACTGAGAACGCTGAAAAAATCAACGAAAATCCTGAATACAGAAGGTCGCTGAGCTACCTTTACCGAAAATTCCGAATGTGCATCTGATTGAACCATTTTACGCCTGGATAAACCTCTACTCTGCC includes the following:
- the rpsU gene encoding 30S ribosomal protein S21 produces the protein MIIIPVKEGENIDKALKKYKRKFEKTGVVKELRERQKFTKPSDKKREGHLKAIYIQQIINKLED
- the raiA gene encoding ribosome-associated translation inhibitor RaiA; amino-acid sequence: MKVSITTVRFKADKKLEDFIQDKVSKLGSFYEGLLSTEVTLKIDKNEKEGNKIAEIQIFMPGNKLFAKKQSTSFEESTDTAVDALKKQLTKHKEKIRGI
- a CDS encoding tyrosine-type recombinase/integrase; the encoded protein is MKERFLQYIQFEKRYSSHTVISYRSDLEQFFAYTLAEFETEKPEDISFMMVRSWLAVLMEHKLSSRSVNRKKTTLKTFFRFLIREGVITENPMNKVLSPKTSKRLVCFVEKESMDTMLTPVSGEPGNAFTILRDRMVLEMFYATGMRLSELVNLANHDVDLYNSVIRVTGKRNKVRQIPFGPHLKHLIDAYTAMKTSLFSEGDAMNWFFVTDTGKKVYHKYIYRLVHHYLGTVTTLDKKSPHVLRHTFATHMLNSGADLNAVKELLGHANLSATQIYTHNTVEKLKTIYKQAHPKA
- the secE gene encoding preprotein translocase subunit SecE, with product MSKVANYIKDSYDELMHKVSWPTWSELQNSAIVVSVASLIIAVMVYLMDVTFSTVLTQFYKLF
- the tuf gene encoding elongation factor Tu → MAKEKFDRSKPHVNIGTIGHIDHGKTTLTAAITLTLMDKGLCEFRSFDSIDNAPEEKERGITINTAHVEYATEKRHYAHVDCPGHADYIKNMVTGAAQMDGAILVVAATDGPMPQTNEHILLARQVGVPKMVVFMNKVDLVDDEELLDIVEMEIRERLTFYGFDGDNTPIIRGSALGGLNKEPQWIEKIMELMDAVDSYIPLPPREVDKPFLMPIEDVFSITGRGTVATGRIEAGVINTSDPVEIIGLGAEKMKSVVTGVEMFRKILDRGEAGDNAGLLLRGIDKDAIRRGMVIAKPGSIHPHKEFKAEVYILKKEEGGRHTPFHNKYRPQFYFRTTDVTGEVNLPEGVEMVMPGDNLTITVSLIVEIAMAKNLRFAIREGGRTVGAGQVTEILDV
- the rplK gene encoding 50S ribosomal protein L11; translated protein: MAKEVGGLIKLQIKGGAANPSPPVGPALGAKGVNIMEFCKQFNARTQDKAGKLIPVIITVYKDKSFDFIVKTPPVAVQLLEVVKKPKGSPEPNRNKIGSVSWEQVQAIAEAKMVDMNSFTLESAMEMVAGTARSMGITVTGKGPAAN
- a CDS encoding isoprenylcysteine carboxylmethyltransferase family protein; translated protein: MALAEQFEQSGNRLFRNRSFIPAVLFVAATVAILIDKNQFIHFQVMWWNILCLLISIKGLLIRAFTIGYTPGGTSGRNTKEGQIAEVLNTKGIYSIVRHPLYLGNFFMWFGIILYTAIPWLIVFSLAFFWLYYERIMFAEEQFIRKKFGQSFIDWSSKTPAFIPDIRLYQKADLPFSLKNVLKREYSGLFAMIFSFAYLNALNNFVQYRHVYLDLKWQIAGIAGLLIYITLRTLKKSTKILNTEGR
- the nusG gene encoding transcription termination/antitermination protein NusG, whose product is MSEQVKKWYVVRAISGKEKKVKELIESEINRLNLQSFVSQVLIPTEKVYQVRKGKKISKERNYFPGYVLIEAVLAGEVTHTLKNVPGVLGFLGSKGEAIPLRQAEVNRILGKVDELSEKGEEISEPFIIGEAVRVIDGPFNSFSGIIEEVNEEKKKLKVMVKIFGRKTPLELSFMQVEKE